A region of Thermococcus barossii DNA encodes the following proteins:
- a CDS encoding Kae1-associated kinase Bud32: protein MKLIKQGAEAKIYLAGFGEYFGTELLPGERVIVKHRIPKRYRIREIDEKLRKERTVREARVLHRAKEFGVNCPYVYEVNLKDMVIVMEFIEGDRLKELLERLGTDERLSLCREIGRQIGRLHEAGIVHGDLTTSNMILRNGKVYLIDFGLADFDPTLEAQGVDLHLLKRAMESTHYTWFEKGFEAVLEGYAEIRGREKAEEVKAKIEEIESRGRYRERSWVG from the coding sequence ATGAAGCTGATAAAGCAGGGGGCAGAGGCCAAGATATACCTGGCTGGATTCGGAGAGTACTTTGGAACCGAGCTCCTTCCCGGGGAGAGGGTCATCGTCAAGCACAGGATTCCGAAGCGCTACCGGATAAGGGAGATAGACGAGAAACTGAGAAAGGAGAGGACCGTCCGCGAAGCCAGGGTTCTGCACCGGGCAAAGGAGTTCGGCGTGAACTGCCCCTACGTTTACGAGGTGAACCTGAAGGACATGGTAATCGTCATGGAGTTCATCGAGGGGGATAGGCTGAAGGAGCTTCTGGAGCGGCTGGGGACGGACGAAAGGCTCTCCCTCTGCCGTGAAATCGGGAGGCAGATTGGAAGGCTCCACGAGGCGGGGATAGTCCACGGCGATCTGACAACATCCAACATGATACTCCGGAATGGAAAGGTTTACCTGATTGATTTTGGCCTAGCGGACTTCGACCCGACGCTGGAGGCACAGGGTGTTGACCTGCACCTCCTCAAGCGCGCAATGGAGAGCACCCACTATACATGGTTTGAGAAGGGCTTTGAGGCAGTTCTGGAGGGTTATGCTGAGATCAGGGGCAGGGAGAAGGCAGAGGAAGTCAAAGCCAAGATAGAAGAGATCGAGAGCCGCGGCAGGTACAGGGAGAGGAGCTGGGTCGGCTAA
- a CDS encoding P-loop NTPase family protein, with protein MTLKLNPEAKAIYRSIREEIKKRLVLPGSSSFLDMFEPTSDREEILRRQIYFRENPPKIRPELQDYLSMVRPIKFRRDYLHDRVLIVEESELEKAEGLGLCEVSTTLEDSEDYPLVLSTVGYGIDIELTPSQIAPELYIIPLWENRETLDALAKIGELIGEDSVASEILRELKELEEVMKRQRLLDSLEELVAEKERELNERISEKLEKFSLTLSGKELLDFLGELKAGNYEAIFRHFGEVEGEILDLINEAENQLSESLGITVELFSREELYPVTVPPERVEMLREELERELKVELYLKSREVLERIMPLLPRLKEELGRVHELDFLLAVRNFAEGFSFPELWEGGMAFVNGRHIFIENPQPVSYVVGKRPEGFDAFGVENVGDERVVILTGANSGGKTSLLELMTQIAVLAHMGLPVPAERAWVEPLDELFFFRRKRSAYGAGAFETALRSFVRALKGSGRKLILIDEFEAITEPGAAVKIIGELLKIAHEKGFYVVIVSHLGEDLRKELPFARVDGIEARGLDERLNLIVDRQPVFGKLGRSTPELIVESLARKKHGKEREIFERVLRAFRREHG; from the coding sequence ATGACGCTCAAGCTGAACCCTGAGGCTAAAGCGATATACCGCTCAATCCGCGAGGAGATAAAGAAACGGCTAGTCCTCCCTGGGAGTTCGTCTTTTCTCGATATGTTTGAGCCAACTTCGGACCGGGAGGAGATTCTCCGCAGACAGATTTACTTCCGCGAGAATCCCCCTAAAATCCGGCCCGAACTGCAGGACTATCTTTCCATGGTCAGACCGATAAAGTTCAGGAGGGATTACCTCCATGACAGGGTTCTGATAGTTGAGGAGAGCGAGCTCGAAAAAGCAGAGGGCCTTGGCCTCTGTGAGGTCTCAACTACTCTGGAGGACTCCGAAGACTATCCTCTCGTGCTCAGCACCGTCGGCTACGGCATCGATATCGAACTTACGCCGTCCCAGATAGCCCCTGAGCTGTACATCATACCCCTCTGGGAGAACAGAGAAACGCTTGATGCCCTAGCAAAAATCGGCGAGCTAATCGGTGAGGACAGCGTTGCCTCGGAGATCCTCCGTGAGCTGAAGGAACTCGAGGAGGTTATGAAAAGGCAGAGACTCCTCGATAGCCTTGAGGAGCTGGTTGCAGAGAAGGAGCGTGAACTGAACGAGAGGATATCCGAGAAGCTTGAGAAGTTCAGCCTAACGCTGAGCGGGAAGGAGTTGCTCGACTTCCTCGGCGAGCTCAAGGCCGGGAACTACGAGGCGATATTCAGGCACTTCGGTGAGGTCGAGGGTGAAATTCTCGACCTGATAAACGAGGCCGAGAACCAACTCAGCGAGAGTCTCGGCATCACGGTAGAGCTCTTCTCCAGGGAGGAGCTTTATCCCGTAACCGTTCCTCCCGAGAGGGTTGAGATGCTCCGTGAGGAGCTGGAGAGGGAGCTGAAGGTCGAGCTTTACCTCAAGAGCAGAGAGGTACTTGAGAGAATCATGCCCCTTCTTCCTAGACTTAAGGAAGAACTCGGCCGGGTTCACGAACTGGACTTTCTGCTGGCGGTCAGGAATTTCGCAGAGGGATTCTCCTTCCCCGAGCTCTGGGAGGGAGGAATGGCGTTCGTCAACGGACGGCACATCTTCATCGAAAACCCCCAGCCCGTAAGCTACGTTGTCGGTAAAAGGCCGGAAGGCTTTGATGCTTTCGGTGTCGAAAACGTTGGGGACGAGAGGGTTGTCATTCTGACCGGAGCCAACAGCGGTGGAAAGACCAGCCTTTTAGAGCTTATGACCCAGATAGCGGTTCTCGCTCATATGGGTCTCCCGGTTCCTGCTGAAAGGGCCTGGGTCGAGCCCCTCGATGAGCTCTTCTTCTTCAGGCGGAAGAGGAGCGCCTACGGTGCCGGGGCGTTTGAGACGGCCTTACGCTCCTTCGTCCGCGCGCTCAAAGGCTCCGGCAGGAAGCTCATTCTCATCGACGAGTTCGAGGCCATAACCGAGCCAGGTGCGGCCGTTAAGATAATCGGCGAACTCCTCAAAATAGCCCACGAGAAGGGCTTCTACGTTGTCATAGTGTCACACCTCGGCGAGGACCTCAGGAAAGAGCTCCCCTTCGCGAGGGTCGATGGAATAGAGGCGAGGGGTTTGGACGAGAGGCTCAACCTCATCGTCGACAGGCAGCCGGTCTTTGGAAAGCTCGGCAGGAGCACGCCGGAGCTAATAGTTGAGAGCCTCGCGAGGAAAAAGCACGGGAAGGAGAGGGAGATTTTCGAGAGGGTTCTACGGGCTTTCAGAAGGGAGCACGGCTGA
- the moaC gene encoding cyclic pyranopterin monophosphate synthase MoaC, which yields MKELTHVDERGVKMVEVGHKKEVFRRAVARGRIRLRPETIELIKSGKTKKGNVIATAQIAGILAVKKTPELIPLCHPIPLTGVDVSFEFGEDYIEATCEVRATYKTGVEMEALTGVTVALLTIWDMVKAVEKDENGQYPFTRIEDVHVVEKVKGE from the coding sequence ATGAAGGAACTTACTCACGTTGATGAAAGGGGCGTCAAGATGGTAGAGGTCGGCCACAAGAAGGAAGTTTTTCGGAGGGCGGTCGCTAGGGGGAGGATAAGGCTCAGACCGGAGACAATAGAGCTGATAAAGTCCGGAAAGACGAAGAAAGGCAACGTTATAGCCACCGCGCAGATAGCGGGCATCCTGGCGGTAAAGAAGACGCCGGAGCTGATTCCGCTCTGCCACCCGATACCCCTCACAGGGGTTGACGTCTCATTCGAGTTCGGCGAAGATTACATCGAGGCCACCTGTGAAGTTCGTGCCACTTACAAGACGGGAGTTGAGATGGAGGCCCTGACCGGCGTTACGGTTGCCCTGCTGACGATATGGGACATGGTCAAAGCCGTCGAAAAGGACGAAAACGGCCAGTACCCATTCACGAGGATCGAGGATGTCCACGTTGTCGAGAAGGTGAAAGGGGAGTAG
- a CDS encoding ABC transporter ATP-binding protein has product MPSPAILIENLTKSYGTLRAVDSLTLEVNKGEIFGFLGPNGAGKTTTILSMLNLVIPDSGRVEILGMDVTKDSIRIKEKLGYLPENATIYGELTAWKNLEFFANFYRMSNAEKERRITELLKMVGLWDARYRKAKTFSKGMKQRLLIAQTFINDPELLILDEPTSGLDPEGAHLVKRLIREAKTDGRTVFFSSHVLSEVEELSDRVGIIVKGKLKAVGTLGEIKRQFMELEGYEIKVETKEPLPEIEHPEITRIEVIQPNRAIIFARSDIREELSRYFTEKGLTILKLDVEEPSLEDVFLKTIYGREEE; this is encoded by the coding sequence ATGCCATCACCCGCTATACTCATTGAGAACCTTACCAAATCGTACGGAACGTTGAGAGCAGTGGATTCCCTCACCTTGGAGGTTAACAAGGGGGAGATCTTCGGTTTTCTAGGGCCCAACGGCGCGGGTAAAACAACCACCATCCTCAGCATGCTTAACCTTGTCATTCCAGACTCGGGGAGGGTGGAGATTCTCGGGATGGATGTAACAAAGGATTCAATTCGAATAAAGGAAAAACTCGGATATCTCCCGGAGAATGCCACGATATATGGTGAACTCACCGCATGGAAAAACCTCGAATTCTTCGCCAACTTTTACAGAATGTCAAATGCCGAGAAGGAGAGGCGAATAACCGAGCTCCTGAAGATGGTTGGCCTCTGGGATGCCCGCTACCGGAAGGCAAAGACTTTCTCCAAGGGCATGAAACAGCGGCTTCTCATAGCCCAGACGTTCATAAACGACCCCGAACTGCTCATTCTTGACGAACCGACGAGCGGCCTTGACCCTGAGGGGGCCCACCTCGTCAAGAGGCTTATCCGGGAGGCAAAGACGGATGGAAGAACCGTCTTTTTCTCATCCCATGTACTCAGTGAGGTCGAAGAGCTCAGCGACAGGGTCGGGATAATTGTGAAGGGAAAGCTGAAGGCCGTTGGAACTCTTGGAGAGATAAAAAGGCAGTTCATGGAGCTCGAAGGCTATGAGATAAAGGTCGAGACAAAGGAACCGCTACCGGAGATAGAGCACCCGGAGATAACAAGGATCGAGGTGATCCAACCAAATCGGGCTATAATATTTGCCCGCTCGGACATCAGGGAGGAGCTGTCGAGATACTTCACTGAGAAAGGCCTCACGATTCTCAAGCTCGATGTTGAGGAGCCGAGCTTGGAGGATGTCTTTCTCAAAACCATCTACGGGAGGGAGGAGGAATGA